CGATATCGGTGCCGCGCAGTATACGCTGCTCTTAAATGATGCGGGTTGCATCATCGATGATCTGATTGTGTACAATACAGGTCTTGAGTTCCTCATCATTTCAAATGCTTCCAATCGCTTTCAAGATTGGAACTGGTTGTACGAGCATAAGCCCGACAACGTCGAAATGTTTGACGAGACGGACCGCACCGGTCTCATAGCGGTTCAAGGTCCAAAGGCATTGGGGGTTCTCAAACAGATTTTCGGTCCCTCATGGGAGCCTCCTCACCGTTTTCACATCGAGCCCGCCACCATCGACGGTAAGATCGATGTTCTCGTGGCTCGCACGGGTTATACGGGGGAAGACGGAGTCGAGATCATCGTCCATAAAGATGATGTCGTAGCTCTTTGGCGCATGTTGCTTTCATTTCCCGAGGTCTCTCCCGTCGGACTCGGCGCGCGTGATACGTTGCGTCTCGAGATGGGATACTCACTGTACGGGAGTGATATGGATATAACCCGTGATCCGATTTCCGCGGGTCTCGGATGGGCGTGCCCGAAATCGAAAGAAGGGTATACCGGTTGCGAGGCCCTGAAGGCGATTCGCGAAACGGGGCCGAGTGTTCGGCTCGTTCATTTGCTCGTGGAGAACGGAATTCCTCGACACGGATATTCGGTTTTGCATGAAGGGAAAGAAATCGGGACCGTCGGAAGTGGATCGCATTCACCGTCTTTGGGCAAGGGGATGGCTACGGCTTATGTACCTGCTGAATTCGCCGAGCCCGGGACTGAACTTGAAATTCAAATCAGGAAGCGCACCGTTTCCGCCACCGTTGTCAAACCACCGTTTTTGGTGAAATAGACTGTAACTCGATACCTACGTTCGAACTTGAGAAAGGGAACAAAATGGATATGCCCAAGGATCGTAAGTATTCCATCGACCACGAGTGGGTGATAGTCGAAGGTGATGAAGCGACAATCGGAATTACCGAGTATGCACAAGATGCTCTCGGCGAAGTCGTGTATGTCGATCTGCCCGATGAAGGGGAATCATTCGCCGTCGGCGACACGTTCGGCGAAGTTGAGTCCGTCAAGTCGGTTTCCGAACTGTTCATGCCCGTCAGTGGAGAAGTCATTGCCATTAACGATTCTTTGGCGGATGCCCCCGAGACGATAAACGATGATTGTTACGGCGACGGATGGATGATTCGAGTCCGCATTGAAAATGAGTCGGGACTCGCAGATCTTCTCGATGCCGAGGCATATCTCGCATCCATCGACGAGTAGGAGATAGGCGTCTATGAATTATCTTCCGATTAACTTTCAGCAGAAAAAGGAAATGCTTGAAGCGGTGGGCGTGAAAAACATCGAGGAACTCTTCGTGGATGTTCCCGAGAAAGCACGTCTGAAAGGGCTCCTGCCGCTCGGCGATGGCGCCGGTGAGATGGAATTGGTGTCGAAGATAACCGCCTTGGCGAAGAAGAATACTCCGGCTACGGAGTTGGTTTCTTTCGCTGGTGCCGGTTGTTACGACCATTACATTCCTGCGTTTATCGATCATCTGCTTTTGAGGCCGGAGTTCTTTACCGCCTACACCCCGTATCAACCCGAAGTTTCGCAGGGGACACTCCAGGCGGTCTACGAATATCAAACCGGCATTTGCCAATTGACCGGACTGGATAGAGCCAACGCCAGCATGTATGACGGTGCAACGGCGATGGTTGAAGCCGCTTTCATGGCCGTCCGCCTCGCTCACAAACGCGACAAAGTCGTCGTGGCGGGCTCCCTGCACCCCGAGTATCTTGAGACTTTGAAGACCTATACGCACGCCGATACCGTAAAACCGATATTCGTCGATCCAGTGAACGGCGTTACTCCTACGGACGATATTTTGGCAGCAATCGATGATACGGTCGCCGCTGTCATTGTAGGCTATCCGAATTTTTACGGTGCTTACGAACCGCTGGAAGAAATCGCCGATGCGATTCATGCCCATAAGGGTCTTCTCATCGTCGTCGCAAATCCGTTCATGCTCGGCCTTGTGGAAGCACCCGCAAATCTCGGTGCCGATATCGTCGTCGGGGAAGCGCAATCCTTAGGAAACCCGATGAGTTTCGGCGGACCGGGATTGGGATATTTCGCCTGTACGAGTGCATGTACTCGACAAATGCCCGGAAGAATCGTCGGGAAGACAACCGATGTCGACGGTCACACGGGGTATGTGCTCACACTCAGTACGAGAGAACAGCATATCCGTCGTGAGAAAGCCACTTCCAATATTTGCAGCAACCACGCGCTCAATGCTCTCGCTGCCGGCATGTATCTGGCCGGAGTCGGTCCGACCGGCTTAAAAGAATTCGCTCTTTCTGCAGTGTCGAAGGCACGGTATTTGCATGACGCTCTCGTTGCAACGGGAAAATTCGAACCTCTCAACGAGCATGTTTA
The window above is part of the Coriobacteriia bacterium genome. Proteins encoded here:
- the gcvT gene encoding glycine cleavage system aminomethyltransferase GcvT produces the protein MSDTLIRTPLYDEHVALGARMVDFAGFEMPVQYGGILEEHLATRESVGIFDVSHMAEFRISGEGAFDFLNTMLSNEVNKIVDIGAAQYTLLLNDAGCIIDDLIVYNTGLEFLIISNASNRFQDWNWLYEHKPDNVEMFDETDRTGLIAVQGPKALGVLKQIFGPSWEPPHRFHIEPATIDGKIDVLVARTGYTGEDGVEIIVHKDDVVALWRMLLSFPEVSPVGLGARDTLRLEMGYSLYGSDMDITRDPISAGLGWACPKSKEGYTGCEALKAIRETGPSVRLVHLLVENGIPRHGYSVLHEGKEIGTVGSGSHSPSLGKGMATAYVPAEFAEPGTELEIQIRKRTVSATVVKPPFLVK
- the gcvH gene encoding glycine cleavage system protein GcvH: MDMPKDRKYSIDHEWVIVEGDEATIGITEYAQDALGEVVYVDLPDEGESFAVGDTFGEVESVKSVSELFMPVSGEVIAINDSLADAPETINDDCYGDGWMIRVRIENESGLADLLDAEAYLASIDE
- the gcvPA gene encoding aminomethyl-transferring glycine dehydrogenase subunit GcvPA, giving the protein MNYLPINFQQKKEMLEAVGVKNIEELFVDVPEKARLKGLLPLGDGAGEMELVSKITALAKKNTPATELVSFAGAGCYDHYIPAFIDHLLLRPEFFTAYTPYQPEVSQGTLQAVYEYQTGICQLTGLDRANASMYDGATAMVEAAFMAVRLAHKRDKVVVAGSLHPEYLETLKTYTHADTVKPIFVDPVNGVTPTDDILAAIDDTVAAVIVGYPNFYGAYEPLEEIADAIHAHKGLLIVVANPFMLGLVEAPANLGADIVVGEAQSLGNPMSFGGPGLGYFACTSACTRQMPGRIVGKTTDVDGHTGYVLTLSTREQHIRREKATSNICSNHALNALAAGMYLAGVGPTGLKEFALSAVSKARYLHDALVATGKFEPLNEHVYGYEFALVYKGAAQILYDDLFEHGYISGVVLDEHVLLFAVTEKRTREEMDAFVNEVKAHE